Proteins from one Algicella marina genomic window:
- a CDS encoding FMN-dependent NADH-azoreductase — translation MTTILQIDSSMRREGSTSRKLTSDIVSKLREGGDATVIHRDLADGIEIIDESWIGANFTPAEDRSDDHLGKLAASEELVSELEAADIIVIGVPVYNFGVPAALKAWVDLVARARRTFQYTEAGPEGLLKGKRAILAIASGGTAVDSDVDFTTPYLRHVLAFLGITDVSIVAADLLMVDPAKAQASAEAAIAGLAAA, via the coding sequence ATGACCACAATTCTCCAGATCGACAGCAGCATGCGCCGCGAAGGTTCCACCAGCCGCAAGCTGACATCCGACATCGTTTCCAAGCTCCGCGAAGGCGGAGACGCCACCGTCATCCACCGGGACCTTGCAGACGGCATCGAGATCATCGACGAGAGCTGGATCGGCGCCAACTTTACCCCCGCCGAAGACCGGTCCGACGATCATCTCGGCAAGCTGGCCGCGTCCGAGGAACTCGTGTCGGAACTCGAGGCCGCCGACATCATCGTCATCGGCGTTCCGGTCTACAATTTCGGTGTTCCCGCTGCTCTCAAGGCCTGGGTTGATCTCGTCGCCCGTGCCCGCCGGACCTTCCAGTATACCGAAGCCGGTCCCGAAGGCCTGCTCAAAGGCAAGCGCGCCATTCTGGCCATCGCCTCCGGCGGCACCGCAGTGGACAGTGACGTGGATTTCACGACGCCCTACCTTCGCCACGTCCTCGCCTTTCTGGGCATCACCGATGTTTCGATCGTCGCAGCCGACCTGCTGATGGTTGATCCCGCAAAGGCACAAGCATCGGCCGAAGCCGCTATTGCCGGCCTCGCAGCCGCCTGA
- the rpe gene encoding ribulose-phosphate 3-epimerase, translating to MPAPVFDPARKPKIAPSILSADFAALGEEIARVERQGADWIHVDPMDGHFVPNLTIGPNVVAAIRPHVRTVVDVHLMIAPADPYLEAFAKAGSDILTVHAEAGPHLDRSLQAVRDLGCKAGVALNITTPLSVIEYCLDKIDLILVMTINPGFGGQKFTHSVVEKVAEARRLIGERPIWLEVDGGVTPETAPLCTNAGADVLVAGSAVFNGGNEEAYGANIAALKASVGL from the coding sequence ATGCCCGCACCCGTATTCGACCCCGCCCGCAAGCCCAAGATTGCGCCTTCAATCCTTTCAGCGGATTTCGCAGCATTGGGTGAGGAGATCGCGCGGGTCGAGCGGCAGGGCGCGGACTGGATTCACGTGGACCCGATGGATGGGCATTTCGTGCCGAACCTGACGATCGGGCCGAACGTGGTGGCGGCGATCCGGCCGCATGTGAGGACAGTGGTGGATGTGCACCTGATGATCGCCCCCGCCGATCCGTATCTGGAGGCGTTCGCCAAGGCGGGATCGGATATTCTGACGGTTCACGCCGAGGCCGGGCCGCATCTGGACCGGTCGCTTCAGGCGGTGCGCGATCTGGGCTGCAAGGCGGGCGTGGCGCTGAACATCACGACGCCCCTGAGCGTGATCGAATACTGCCTCGACAAGATCGACCTGATCCTTGTGATGACGATCAACCCCGGTTTCGGTGGCCAGAAGTTCACGCATTCGGTGGTGGAGAAGGTGGCCGAGGCCCGGAGGCTGATCGGCGAGCGTCCAATCTGGCTGGAAGTGGATGGCGGAGTGACGCCTGAGACGGCGCCGCTGTGCACAAATGCCGGTGCCGATGTGCTGGTGGCCGGGTCTGCCGTGTTCAACGGCGGTAACGAGGAGGCCTATGGCGCCAATATTGCGGCGCTCAAGGCCTCCGTCGGTTTGTGA
- a CDS encoding YSC84-related protein: protein MNNWTRRGVLAAGAASLSACTVGNVQSAGQIERDVAAARALLYRSVPWSQQLADQAAGSLIIPNIIEGGFVISGAYGEGALQVGEATVDYISMSAAAIGFQIGAQSFNQALFFLTQESLRQFRITDGWELGVDAEVAILEDGASVGASTNTVSRPVVSIVFGQRGLIVGASLEGAKYSRLIRS from the coding sequence ATGAACAATTGGACAAGACGCGGCGTGCTCGCCGCTGGTGCGGCAAGCCTGTCCGCCTGTACTGTCGGCAATGTCCAGAGTGCTGGCCAGATCGAGCGGGATGTGGCCGCGGCCCGTGCCCTGCTCTACCGGTCCGTTCCCTGGTCCCAGCAACTTGCTGATCAGGCTGCCGGGTCATTGATTATCCCCAACATCATCGAGGGCGGCTTCGTCATCAGCGGTGCATATGGCGAGGGAGCGCTGCAAGTCGGCGAAGCCACCGTCGATTACATCTCCATGTCCGCTGCGGCCATCGGTTTCCAGATCGGGGCACAGAGCTTCAATCAGGCATTGTTCTTCCTCACTCAGGAATCGTTGCGCCAGTTCCGCATAACCGACGGCTGGGAACTTGGTGTAGATGCTGAGGTGGCGATCCTGGAAGACGGTGCTTCCGTCGGGGCTTCGACGAATACGGTGAGCCGTCCGGTGGTGTCGATCGTGTTCGGGCAGCGCGGCCTGATCGTCGGCGCCAGTCTCGAAGGCGCGAAGTACTCCCGGCTCATTCGCTCCTGA
- a CDS encoding NAD(P)-dependent oxidoreductase: protein MDREYGRSGMARTAFLGLGVMGYPMAGHLQAKGHEVTVYNRTTAKAEKWAVEHGGTFAPTPAEAVAGAEIVFACVGNDDDLRSITSADGGCFTAIEKGAVFVDHTTASAEVARELHAAAAERGFAFVDAPVSGGQAGAENGVLTVMCGGDEAPYSKVEPVIASFAKSCRLMGPSGAGQLTKMVNQICIAGLLQGLSEGMNFAAKAGLDGEAVLDVISKGAAGSWQMENRGSTMLKGEFEFGFAVDWMRKDLGICLSEANNNGAQLPVTALVDQFYKEVQAMGGGRWDTSSLMKRLTQNG, encoded by the coding sequence ATTGACAGGGAATATGGGAGGTCAGGCATGGCACGGACAGCATTTCTGGGGCTTGGGGTGATGGGTTACCCGATGGCGGGGCACTTGCAGGCGAAGGGTCACGAGGTGACGGTCTACAACCGCACGACAGCGAAGGCTGAAAAATGGGCGGTGGAGCATGGCGGCACCTTTGCGCCTACCCCAGCGGAAGCCGTGGCCGGTGCTGAAATCGTGTTTGCCTGTGTCGGCAACGATGACGATCTGCGTTCCATCACCAGCGCGGACGGCGGGTGTTTCACCGCAATTGAAAAAGGTGCGGTATTCGTGGATCACACGACCGCCTCGGCTGAGGTGGCGCGTGAACTTCACGCTGCGGCAGCCGAGCGCGGCTTCGCTTTTGTTGACGCGCCGGTTTCAGGCGGGCAGGCCGGGGCAGAGAATGGCGTGCTGACGGTGATGTGCGGCGGAGACGAGGCCCCCTATTCCAAGGTAGAACCTGTGATCGCCTCATTTGCCAAATCCTGCCGGCTAATGGGGCCCTCGGGCGCCGGGCAACTGACAAAGATGGTCAACCAGATATGTATTGCCGGCTTGTTGCAGGGCCTGTCGGAAGGCATGAACTTTGCGGCGAAGGCCGGTCTCGACGGAGAGGCGGTGCTGGACGTGATTTCTAAGGGTGCCGCGGGATCGTGGCAGATGGAAAACCGTGGCTCGACCATGTTGAAGGGCGAGTTCGAGTTTGGTTTCGCCGTGGACTGGATGCGCAAGGACCTGGGCATTTGTCTTTCCGAGGCAAACAACAATGGTGCGCAATTGCCGGTTACAGCCTTGGTGGATCAGTTCTACAAGGAAGTTCAGGCTATGGGTGGCGGACGCTGGGATACCTCCAGCCTGATGAAAAGGCTGACACAGAACGGCTGA